Sequence from the Bacteroidota bacterium genome:
GCATTCGCGATACCGATGTTCCCTTCTGCATTTTCAAAATCGATGGGGTTTACTTTGTGGGGCATTGCCGAAGAACCAATCTCTCCTTCCTTAATTTTTTGTTTGAAATAATCGAATGAAATGTAGGTCCAAATGTCGCGGTTCAAATCGATTAATATATTCCCAATTCTTTTTAAATTATCAAAATAAGCAGCCAGATTATCATAATGTTCAATCTGTGTGGTCGTTTGCAAACGAGTCAAACCTAATTTATCCTTTAAGAAATCATTGCTGAATTTAATCCAATCAATTTTGGGATAGGCAACATAATGGGCATTTAAATTTCCGGTTGCTCCTCCAAATTTCCCGTTAACAGGGATGTTCTCAAAATGTTTCCTTTGTCCCTGTAATCGTTCATGAAAAACATAAATTTCTTTACCCAGGCTGGTAGGGGAGGCGGGCTGACCATGTGTTCTGGCAAGCATGGTTACATCTTCCCACGAAGTTGCCATTTCCAATATTTTAGATTCAAGTTCATCAAAAACGGGCATTAAAATATCATGATGCGCATCTTTCATTGAACAAGGAATAGCTGTATTGTTAATGTCTTGTGAGGTAAGTCCAAAGTGGATGAATTCTTTAAATTCCGAAAGTCCCAATCGATCAAACTCTTCTTTCAAATAATATTCAACAGCCTTAACATCATGATTGGTTATCTTCTCAATTGCTTTAATCCTTCCAGCTTCTGATTCATTAAAATTTTGAAAAAGCTCTCGTAGAACATCAAAATTCTTATGATCAAAACTTTTGAGCTGAGGTAATGGAAGCTCACATAGTGCAATAAAATATTCAATTTCCACAAAAACGCGGTACTTTATCAAGGCCGCTTCTGAGAAATAACTTTCCAGTCCAATAGTGGCAGTTCTGTATCGTCCGTCGATAGGAGATATGGCAGTTAATGAAGTTAATTCCATAATTTATTTTTTGATATTCAAAAATACGAAAGAATGGGGTAATAATATCGATTAACTAACAAAATGTCGCATATTTCGTTTTACTCAATTTGATCCTATGTTTGTAAAACGGCATAAAGCATTGTAAAATCTTAAATTTTCAATGTGCATTTAAGATAACAATTGGTATTACTTATTTTTTTAATTTCACCTAATGAATGCCGATAAACGAGAATTTTTGCAATGTTTGTATTTCCCATCGCTATTTACCGCATTTATATGGCTTGTATGGTTTTTCGAATTGGTTTTCAATATCGACTTGTCCTTTTTAGGGATTTATCCTTTAACTTTTAAGGGATTAGCGGGGATTATTACTGCACCATTAGTGCATGCCGGGTATGGGCATCTGATGGCTAATAGTATTCCGCTTTTTGTTTTGAGTGCCTGCCTGTTTTATTTCTACCGACAAATTGCATATAAAATCTTCTTTTTAGTTTACGTGATTACCAATATATGGGTTTGGTTTTTGGCTCGTGATGCCTACCATATTGGGGCAAGCGGGCTTGTTTACGGATTGGCTGCTTATTTATTTACGAGTGGATTGGTGAGGAAAAACCCCCGTTTGTTGGCTATAACATTTGTTATCATTTTTTTATACGGAAGCATGATTTGGGGAGTTTTTCCTGAATTTTTCCCTGAGAAAAACATTTCCTGGGAATCGCATTTGATGGGAATGATCGCGGGAGTTGTACTTGCAATTTTTTTTCGGAACGAAGGTCCAAAACCAAAAACCTACGATCTGGATGATGATGAATTGGACGACGAAAATCCTTATTGGGAAATCAAAGATTCAAATCCTTCAGAAGCAGATACGCATAACTAAATTGTTTTATTGTCATTTCGATCTCGCTGTATGCGAGGGAAAAATCCTTATTCTAAAAAATTATTCTAAAGAGATCTCTCAGTCATTTTATTCGTGAAACTAGATTTTTATAAGTGCTAGCGCTATAAAAATTCTAAGTTGAACGAATCCCGATAGCGCAGCGTATCGGGATGAATGAGACTAACCTGCCGGCCGCAGGCGGGCTTGTGGCGAAAAAATTAAATACTATTCCAATTGATACCCCGTTGCTCTGCGGCGGGGAGTTTCATTCCCTTCGGGATGACATTGACAATTCTTAATCCTTCAGCATAAACCGATTATACAAAAAGAGCAGGATTGAAGTCCCAATCCCGATTCCGGCAAAAACCAACCAGATATTTCCGGGATGATACTTTAAATAAAGCATTTGATTAAGTTGGGTTTGAGTCATGTTAAGATGGGCCATTGCTTCTTTAAACAATAAAGCACCATCCATATTTTGCATGTTTTCAAGCGTAGCAAAACCACGTTCGGCAAGTTCGGTTTTTAAAATAATATATTTGTCCGACATGCTATCATATAGCGTTCCTGATAGTAAACCACCTAAAACATTGCCCCCCGCAACTGGCAAGTAACTTACGCCCATATAAAGCGCCACTTTATCTTTTGGTGCAATCCGTCCTATGTATTCTTGTATTCTGGGCGAACTTGCCATTTCTCCAAATGCAATAATCACAACTGCCATGACAATGAAAAGTCCGTATGTTTGGTAATTAAAAAGACCCATTCCTATCGTAATGACCAACAGTCCGACAATCATGGTGACAATGGGTTTTATTTTCATGATTAAACCGGATACAATGAGTTGGAAAATGATAATTGAAAAAGCAGCAATATTTACAATTTGTTCCGGACGTATAATGCCAACGCCATCCTCTACGGTTCCAATTGCACTTGCAACAAGAGATGATGAATTATAGATATCTGAGGTGTCGACCCATTGAGTTATGAAAACAGGCAGAGTAAAAAATAATTGCATATAAACAATCCAGAAACCTATCATCAAAATGATAAATGTCAGAAATTTAAGATCACTTAAGGCGGTGCCCATATTGGCAAAAATCTGACGAACAGTATCGCCAATCGATTCTTTCTTTTTGTCTTCGGTCCTGCCGGGTTCGCGGTAGTAGTAAAGTAAAATTAGGTTAAGCAGGATTACTGCAGCACACATGTAAAAAACATAATGCCAGTTTAAATCACGAAGCTTAGATGCTGCAAATGGACCTAAAAACCCACCAATATTCACGATCATGTAGAAAATAGCAAAACCAATGGTATCGTTTTTTTCGGTCGTGGTTTTTGAAACAGTTGCTACAATAATAGGTTTGAAAAGTGCAGCTCCAAGAGCAACAATTAAAAATGAAGCAAATACCAAACCGTATGAAGTAAACTGCCCCATGAAAAAGTATCCTGAAGAAAGAGTCACAAATGCAGCTAACAGAACTTTTCTGAATCCAAATTTATCAGCTAATGCACCTCCTAAAATTGGCAGCAAATAAATGATTCCGGTTACAACAGCCTGCATAAGTCCACGCTGGTTATTTGTAAAGCCTAATCCTCCTTTTGAAATTGGGTCTGTTAAATAAACCGACAGTACAACGAACATTCCGTAATAAGCCCATCGTTCAAATAATTCCATAACATTGGCCAGCCAGAATGTTCTGGGGAATATGCCAAATAAACCAACTGTTTTATTCATTATTTTGTAGTAAGGTATGGGAGCAGTTTTTGGAAAAGAGAGTCGCTGATAAACTGATCATTAAAAGCATCTTCGGCTTTGTCAAAAACTTTTTTTTGCCTCCTGTTAACAATATCTTTCGTAAAATCGTAGCTAATATAAGGATGTTTCAGTAAATCCTTAAAATCTGCTACATTTATATTGAGGTGTTGTATGAGCTCAATATTACAGGTCAAAAAGAAGTCTTTTAAGGAATCATATTTTAGCGAATCAATGCCGTAAACTTCTTGTAGTTGAGAAACAGAAATATATCCACCTATTAAGTCACGATATTTTATTATTCTGGAAGCAAAAACAGGTCCGATACCTTTAATTTTTATAAGTTCGATGGAGTCGGTCGAGTTTAGTTCAACCTGGAAAGTAATCGTATCCTTAATTTGAGGATACTTTTTATTTGTTTGATTTTCTTTTTCCGGAAGGCTGATAAAAGGATTCAGTTTTGAAAATAGTGCCGAATCAATTGAATAGATTTTTTGAAAATCTTCCTTAGTTTTGAAAACACCCCCTTTATTGCGATAATTAATGATAACCTGGGCCTGTTTTGGATTTAACCCTAATTGCAACCATTCTTCTTTCTTGAGTTTGTTCGGATCAAAATTGAAATATTGAATTATGGAGTCCTGCAATTTATTGTTTGAAGTTATGAGGCTATCGTAATGCGAAATAAATTGCTCATATTGAGTAAAGTCAATTTCCGGCTTTTGTATGATAAATTGCAATGCCAGATTAAAAATACCAATAAGCGTGATGATAATAATTAGAAAGTAAATACCACGTCGTTCTTTTTTGTTGAAGTAAAAAAAGCCGGAAAGAAAATTTTTCATAAAAAAGTGAACTAAACTGCTTATGCAGGTTAATCCACTTTTAATAAAAATGTCGACATTCCGGGGATTAATATCTTTTAATTTCTCCGCTTTTAACCCTTCGGATATAACTGGTTAAGTCCTTCCTTACTTCAGGTGCCAAAATGATCAGTCCAAGTATATTTGGAATACCCATTGTGAGAATCATCATATCGGCAAAATCGGTAACAGCACCTAGAGAGGAAGATGCCCCAACAACAATAACGCCTAAGAAAATAATTCGGAATATTGTATCTGTAACTTTTCGATTTCCAAATAATTTTTCAGAAATACCGCCAAAAAGATAATCAAAGCCTTTAAGACCGTAATATGACCAGGAAATCATGGTGGAAAATGCAAACAGAAAAATAGCAACCAAAAGTAAATACGGAAACCATGAGAATACAGACCCAAAAGCCTGAGAGGTCAGCTGTGTGCCTTCTAGCCCTAATGGGTTGGTGTATTGGCCTGTAAAAATAATAACAAGGGCAGTCATTGTGCATATCACGACTGTATCTACGAAAGGTTCCAGTAATGCAACAAATCCTTCTGAAATAGGTTCATCTGTTTTTACTGCTGAGTGTGCAATTGCTGCTGAACCCACACCGGCTTCATTTGAAAAAGCAGCTCTCTGGAACCCGACTATCAATACCCCGATAATCCCACCTTTTATGGCAGCAGGAGCAAAAGCGCCACTCAAAATCAAACCGAAAGCACTTCCTGTTTTATCAATATTCATAATAATAATTACCATGGCGGTACCTACATATAGCAGGGCCATAAAAGGAACAATTTTATCAGTAACTCTGGCTATACTCTTAATCCCACCAATAATTACAACTCCGACAAGTACAGCTAGAATGATCCCGAAATAGGCACCATATCCTGAAATGCTGGGTACCATCAAAGCCAATTGAGAGAATGCCTGATTGGCCTGGAACATATTTCCGCCACCAAAAGCTCCACCAATAACGAGAACTGCAAATATGAAGGATAAAACCAATCCGAGCCATTTCATTTTTCGTTTTTTCAATCCTTCGCTTAAATAATACATGGGGCCTCCTGAAACCACCCCGAATTTGTCAATCTTTCGGTATTTTACCCCCAGCGTACATTCTACAAATTTTGAAGACATTCCAAGAAACCCGGCTATTATCAACCAAAATGTTGCACCGGGGCCTCCTACGGTAATAGCAATGGCAACACCGGCTATATTTCCTAATCCGACCGTAGCAGAAAGGGCTGTAGTTAATGCCTGAAAATGTGAAACTTCGCCAGGATCGTCAGGGTTATCATATTTGCCCCTGATTAACCCAATTGCATGTTTAAAACCACGAATATTTATAAATCGCATAAATATTGTAAAGAAAATTGCACCACAAATTAGCCATACAACAATGAAGGGAATTGGAGATGTCCGAATCTGTCCCATTTCATTTGTAATCGGAGTACCTTGCTTATCACGAATAACGGGATCGTGGATTCCTGCTGCTGAGAATGGATCCCAGTTCAATACAGAAGCCATGGCCCGAACGATAGGAACAAAGGCATCATTGATTCTTTCGCTTAATGTTTTTTCAGTATTATTTTGTTCCGAATCATTAACAATCGCTAATTGTTCAGTAGTGTCTTGCCTGATGGTGTCGGTTGGAGTATTATTTGTTTGGGCGAACAGGTTGATGCTAACAAAGAGGCTTAATCCAAGCAGAACGTTAAATCTGGTATTCTTCATGCAGGTAATTGTTTAATTAATATTTGCTATTCAGGGGTAAATGTAACACGAGATTTGAATGATAATTTAAGTATCTACAATTATTTCCGTAATATTTATTTAGGAGAAGCAAATTTGGCAAAAATATATATGAATCGCAAAGTAAAGTCTTAAGTAAAGTCGGTTTATGGTTTATTTATAATCAAATAA
This genomic interval carries:
- a CDS encoding MFS transporter yields the protein MNKTVGLFGIFPRTFWLANVMELFERWAYYGMFVVLSVYLTDPISKGGLGFTNNQRGLMQAVVTGIIYLLPILGGALADKFGFRKVLLAAFVTLSSGYFFMGQFTSYGLVFASFLIVALGAALFKPIIVATVSKTTTEKNDTIGFAIFYMIVNIGGFLGPFAASKLRDLNWHYVFYMCAAVILLNLILLYYYREPGRTEDKKKESIGDTVRQIFANMGTALSDLKFLTFIILMIGFWIVYMQLFFTLPVFITQWVDTSDIYNSSSLVASAIGTVEDGVGIIRPEQIVNIAAFSIIIFQLIVSGLIMKIKPIVTMIVGLLVITIGMGLFNYQTYGLFIVMAVVIIAFGEMASSPRIQEYIGRIAPKDKVALYMGVSYLPVAGGNVLGGLLSGTLYDSMSDKYIILKTELAERGFATLENMQNMDGALLFKEAMAHLNMTQTQLNQMLYLKYHPGNIWLVFAGIGIGTSILLFLYNRFMLKD
- a CDS encoding helix-hairpin-helix domain-containing protein, coding for MKNFLSGFFYFNKKERRGIYFLIIIITLIGIFNLALQFIIQKPEIDFTQYEQFISHYDSLITSNNKLQDSIIQYFNFDPNKLKKEEWLQLGLNPKQAQVIINYRNKGGVFKTKEDFQKIYSIDSALFSKLNPFISLPEKENQTNKKYPQIKDTITFQVELNSTDSIELIKIKGIGPVFASRIIKYRDLIGGYISVSQLQEVYGIDSLKYDSLKDFFLTCNIELIQHLNINVADFKDLLKHPYISYDFTKDIVNRRQKKVFDKAEDAFNDQFISDSLFQKLLPYLTTK
- a CDS encoding alanine:cation symporter family protein, which codes for MKNTRFNVLLGLSLFVSINLFAQTNNTPTDTIRQDTTEQLAIVNDSEQNNTEKTLSERINDAFVPIVRAMASVLNWDPFSAAGIHDPVIRDKQGTPITNEMGQIRTSPIPFIVVWLICGAIFFTIFMRFINIRGFKHAIGLIRGKYDNPDDPGEVSHFQALTTALSATVGLGNIAGVAIAITVGGPGATFWLIIAGFLGMSSKFVECTLGVKYRKIDKFGVVSGGPMYYLSEGLKKRKMKWLGLVLSFIFAVLVIGGAFGGGNMFQANQAFSQLALMVPSISGYGAYFGIILAVLVGVVIIGGIKSIARVTDKIVPFMALLYVGTAMVIIIMNIDKTGSAFGLILSGAFAPAAIKGGIIGVLIVGFQRAAFSNEAGVGSAAIAHSAVKTDEPISEGFVALLEPFVDTVVICTMTALVIIFTGQYTNPLGLEGTQLTSQAFGSVFSWFPYLLLVAIFLFAFSTMISWSYYGLKGFDYLFGGISEKLFGNRKVTDTIFRIIFLGVIVVGASSSLGAVTDFADMMILTMGIPNILGLIILAPEVRKDLTSYIRRVKSGEIKRY
- the purB gene encoding adenylosuccinate lyase: MELTSLTAISPIDGRYRTATIGLESYFSEAALIKYRVFVEIEYFIALCELPLPQLKSFDHKNFDVLRELFQNFNESEAGRIKAIEKITNHDVKAVEYYLKEEFDRLGLSEFKEFIHFGLTSQDINNTAIPCSMKDAHHDILMPVFDELESKILEMATSWEDVTMLARTHGQPASPTSLGKEIYVFHERLQGQRKHFENIPVNGKFGGATGNLNAHYVAYPKIDWIKFSNDFLKDKLGLTRLQTTTQIEHYDNLAAYFDNLKRIGNILIDLNRDIWTYISFDYFKQKIKEGEIGSSAMPHKVNPIDFENAEGNIGIANALCEHLSAKLPISRLQRDLTDSTVTRNVGLPIAYLIIAIKSTLRGLNKLILNQNKIDADLENNWAVVAEAIQTILRREDYPNPYEALKDLTRTNKGIDRETIRSFIDQLEVSEKIKTELRAITPHNYRGVFKM
- a CDS encoding rhomboid family intramembrane serine protease translates to MNADKREFLQCLYFPSLFTAFIWLVWFFELVFNIDLSFLGIYPLTFKGLAGIITAPLVHAGYGHLMANSIPLFVLSACLFYFYRQIAYKIFFLVYVITNIWVWFLARDAYHIGASGLVYGLAAYLFTSGLVRKNPRLLAITFVIIFLYGSMIWGVFPEFFPEKNISWESHLMGMIAGVVLAIFFRNEGPKPKTYDLDDDELDDENPYWEIKDSNPSEADTHN